atttttttaaaccATGCAGAGGCAGGGTAGAGACTATGACAGAGTGTGAGATCTGGTTGGAAGAGAGAGGCTGGAGGATGTGATTGAGTTGGAGTAATAAGGTAGTGTCTGATGCAAGCATGGAGCATGGAGGGAGAAAACAGTGAAGAGTGGACCTCACTTCAGGCAATTTTTTCAGAAGTGTTTTATATGAGTACTACTTAGAAGGGTTTAGACAATTGGTGAACAGGCCATTCAGGTGTTTCAGAACCATGCAACAAGACAAGTGACCTACGACATAGACGGCCTGGCTCGTGGACGTGGCCACACTCGTCACAGGTCAGCAGCTTGCGCAGTGGCAGTATTTTTTTGTGGAAATTTTCAGAGCCAAATTTTCTGGTGAGCCTTCTCTCTCGACTCCTCCTGCTCTTGGGGACGCCCCACAGAAACCCATCCCCAACCAGATCTTGGAGAGGGTTCCTGGGCAGACATTCACCTTCAGTGTGGGTTGTGTCCGGGGAACCAGCAATGGCCATCATGGGGTGAGGGCCTGTAATGGCAAGGATGAAGTGAGTTACTTTAACAAAGTATACAGTAACAGTTTTGATACAGTAGTAGCATATGAGGCCTCCTAATGAGGGTTTTACATATACCAAGACAGGAGAGGGAAAAGCAAAGTCTGATTTCAGCATAACATTTTCTTAATGGGAGCAGCACACTGCAAACATATATTTCTTTACCACTAGAATAATTACTGATGGGAATGATGCACTTGGGTTAACTATCCTATCTAGAGCTCTCTGAAatgctctctccctctatcttacctttaggaaagagagaaagtatcATTCTATCCAGCACATCTCTGAGGACCCGTATCTCTGCTTCAGCACGCACCAGTAGCCTTGCCATGATCCCAAAACACTTGAATGACCTGGAAAGAGAACTGGGAAGGGTTATAAGGCCACATGGTACTCCTCTAAACATATCTCGTCTTTTTCCCTACAACAAATTTAATCTTATTATCATTAGGTATGTCATTAACTTTGCAGAGTAACCTACCCCATCAAATATGTAACTTAACACCACAGAGTAATGTAAATTATGCAAATGAACAGCAAACACATCAAAACTCACCAGAAATAAAAGCTTTGTGCTCGCAATACGCAGGTGTGGAAAAATAACAAGTGCCTCCTCACAAAGCTGCAGACATCCAAGCCACTGAATCCACCCAGTGTAATTTCACAAGACAAATCAGAGGCATGAAAGATCTGGACTAATGGAGCAGGCTAAAAGCATTAAATACCTACATGcagcaaaggaggagggagaga
This DNA window, taken from Eriocheir sinensis breed Jianghai 21 chromosome 53, ASM2467909v1, whole genome shotgun sequence, encodes the following:
- the LOC126983315 gene encoding 39S ribosomal protein L32, mitochondrial-like, with the translated sequence MARLLVRAEAEIRVLRDVLDRMILSLFPKGPHPMMAIAGSPDTTHTEGECLPRNPLQDLVGDGFLWGVPKSRRSRERRLTRKFGSENFHKKILPLRKLLTCDECGHVHEPGRLCPNCYEKNKQITTAMQEAMNSMQGMNPIEHEAMPVFAGEKVNSKDGFFEGKRIFEVPHERPRWFSRRLTTKSNVTTSSDTTVAKPTNLA